In a single window of the Bacteroidota bacterium genome:
- a CDS encoding Ig-like domain-containing protein, producing MNFRKNIKPAAGQSFIVFIMLLLIACAQVVSPTGGDKDTASPKISKSTPENFSTGFKGNSLTLTFDEYVQLKDLNSQLIISPPLSKKPSVKLKGKSLILQFNEDLLDSTTYSFNFGKSIVDLNEGNPLDSNLFVFSTGYFLDSLSVSGIVKNASDAKPEKDVAVMLYAYIEDSIYYKDTTVYYRDSIPYKEQPLYISRTKEDGTYALNNIKAGRYVQFALKDLNNNLLYDQPGELISFSDSLLILDTANRIVNMNLFEEKSKKQFIKKAYAEQYGKFTFEFNLPVDRVSITPLNHSFKKAWFLEQTSLNRDTISYWLTDIEGMDSLALIVNDYKTIQDTFEIAIGKKETNSKGIKKGRASQSKPLLLDATFNAGRGVPLDLNNNLTINFSHPIASYDFSKVILSRGDDTLTFKTRVLDTISREFQIMHSWQEDSLYKLFIPSGTFIDIFNLSNDTIINEFKFSTAESYGTIMLTLTVPKKQHQFIIELSKDKQSALRTQVVKHNETVEFLFLNPGAYNLKITYDENNNGKWDTGDYMDKRQPEKVVYYTSAITVRPNWDMDLEWIVEGELERGVNQGPSEKDLK from the coding sequence ATGAATTTCAGGAAAAATATCAAGCCTGCTGCAGGTCAAAGTTTTATTGTATTTATTATGCTCCTGTTGATTGCCTGTGCACAAGTGGTATCGCCCACAGGAGGAGATAAAGATACAGCATCCCCTAAAATTAGTAAGAGCACGCCAGAGAATTTCTCCACCGGATTTAAAGGAAATTCCCTCACCCTCACCTTTGATGAATATGTGCAGCTTAAAGATTTAAATAGCCAATTAATAATTTCTCCCCCCCTTAGTAAAAAACCCAGTGTTAAACTCAAGGGGAAATCATTGATTTTACAGTTCAATGAAGATTTGCTTGATAGTACTACCTATTCTTTTAATTTCGGAAAATCCATTGTGGATTTGAATGAAGGAAATCCACTTGATTCAAATTTATTTGTATTCTCAACAGGATATTTTTTGGACTCACTTTCAGTTTCGGGAATTGTTAAAAACGCAAGCGATGCAAAACCTGAAAAAGATGTAGCAGTGATGTTATATGCTTATATTGAGGATTCAATTTATTATAAGGATACCACTGTTTATTACAGAGATTCGATCCCATATAAAGAACAACCCCTTTATATTAGCAGAACAAAAGAGGATGGCACATATGCCCTTAATAACATTAAAGCAGGGCGTTATGTGCAATTTGCATTAAAGGATTTAAACAACAATCTTTTATACGATCAACCCGGAGAGTTAATTTCTTTTTCTGACAGCCTTCTAATTTTAGACACTGCAAATAGAATAGTTAATATGAATTTATTCGAAGAAAAATCTAAAAAGCAATTTATTAAGAAAGCCTATGCCGAACAATATGGCAAGTTTACTTTTGAATTTAATTTGCCAGTAGATAGAGTCTCAATTACACCCCTAAACCATAGTTTCAAAAAAGCCTGGTTTTTGGAACAAACATCGCTAAACAGAGATACTATTTCATATTGGTTAACAGATATTGAAGGCATGGATTCGCTTGCGCTTATTGTAAATGATTATAAAACCATACAGGATACTTTTGAAATTGCAATTGGCAAAAAGGAAACGAATAGCAAAGGGATAAAAAAAGGCCGGGCTTCCCAATCAAAACCCTTATTGTTGGATGCAACATTTAATGCAGGAAGAGGTGTTCCCCTTGATTTAAATAATAACTTAACCATTAATTTTTCTCATCCTATCGCTAGTTATGATTTTTCAAAAGTAATATTGTCAAGAGGGGATGATACCCTAACATTTAAAACACGTGTTCTTGATACTATTTCAAGAGAATTCCAAATAATGCATTCCTGGCAGGAGGATTCCCTCTATAAACTGTTTATCCCTTCGGGGACTTTCATTGATATTTTCAATTTGAGTAATGATACCATTATCAATGAGTTTAAATTCAGTACGGCTGAATCATACGGAACAATTATGCTAACATTAACCGTTCCTAAAAAGCAACATCAATTTATTATTGAGTTAAGTAAAGATAAACAAAGTGCATTACGAACACAGGTTGTTAAACATAATGAAACAGTAGAATTCCTCTTCCTTAATCCTGGGGCCTATAACCTTAAGATAACCTATGATGAGAACAATAATGGGAAATGGGACACTGGAGATTATATGGATAAAAGGCAACCAGAAAAGGTTGTTTATTATACCTCCGCAATCACTGTAAGGCCAAACTGGGATATGGATCTGGAGTGGATAGTTGAAGGAGAGCTGGAAAGGGGGGTAAATCAAGGGCCTTCTGAAAAAGATTTGAAATAA
- a CDS encoding GAF domain-containing protein, with product MAENISIPGNSNKKEKYELLIPQLKSLVEGENDLIANLANLAAGIKYGMNFFWVGFYIVKAHELVLGPFQGPVACTRIKKGKGVCGKSWEDEKTIIVEDVDKFPGHIACNAASKSEIVLPLFDSQGKVVMVMDIDSEFIATFDKTDERYLLEIVKIIEKNIQRKANNNTMLYTF from the coding sequence ATGGCAGAAAACATATCCATTCCTGGTAATTCAAATAAAAAAGAAAAGTATGAATTGTTGATTCCACAGCTTAAGTCATTAGTGGAAGGAGAAAATGACCTTATTGCTAATTTGGCTAACCTTGCAGCTGGGATTAAATATGGAATGAACTTTTTCTGGGTTGGATTTTATATTGTAAAAGCCCATGAATTGGTGCTTGGGCCTTTTCAGGGGCCTGTTGCTTGTACAAGAATTAAAAAGGGAAAGGGCGTATGTGGAAAGTCCTGGGAAGATGAGAAAACAATAATTGTAGAAGACGTAGATAAGTTTCCTGGTCATATAGCTTGTAATGCTGCTTCTAAATCTGAAATTGTTCTGCCATTATTTGATTCACAAGGCAAAGTGGTTATGGTAATGGATATTGATAGTGAATTTATTGCCACTTTTGACAAAACAGATGAAAGATATCTTTTAGAAATAGTGAAAATAATAGAGAAAAACATACAGCGAAAAGCAAACAACAACACTATGCTTTATACGTTTTAA
- a CDS encoding LysM peptidoglycan-binding domain-containing protein gives MKNLLSCLSVFLMLFLVSVLSNAQVQSLPSDSAYKLAPDDPFAARLDSLDHLRIFNYVQKENKKKAVNKFNFSEDSVPFYSAEIYAARIAKLNSISPFQLDYNDAVKAYIDLYSKRKRQQVAKMLTLTELYFPMFEEKLNKYNLPLELKYVAVIESALNANAKSRAGAMGLWQFMYGTGKMFNLQVNSYVDERSDPLKATEAACQYFAYLYKMYGDWQLVLAAYNSGPGTVNKAIRRSGGKKNYWDLRPFLPLETRSYVPAFIAVNYVMHYTQEHNLYPSGSVIHHQQVDTVKIKRPLSFEQISRLLDIPVEEIQFLNPTYKKNIIPCIEGEFSTLCLSKPMISSFIMNEDALYIPLIENQDIMPDLIIPQETRKTHTVRSGENLSTIANKYKCNVANIRDWNNLKSNSLRAGQKLIIYGAKPTPAATTSKTPVKSPVKTSEKADSGTGSIKYIYYVVQPGDTLWEIASKYNGVSVEDILRINNISNAKNIKAGDKIKVAIEG, from the coding sequence ATGAAAAATTTACTAAGCTGCCTCTCTGTTTTTTTAATGCTGTTTTTGGTCTCTGTTTTATCCAATGCGCAGGTGCAATCACTCCCGAGTGATTCGGCATACAAACTTGCACCCGATGACCCTTTCGCAGCCAGGCTGGATAGCTTGGATCACTTAAGGATATTTAATTATGTTCAAAAAGAAAATAAAAAGAAAGCTGTAAATAAATTCAATTTTTCAGAAGATTCTGTTCCTTTTTACTCAGCAGAAATTTATGCAGCACGCATTGCGAAATTAAATTCCATATCCCCTTTTCAGCTTGATTACAATGATGCTGTTAAGGCCTATATTGATCTTTACAGCAAAAGGAAAAGACAACAAGTAGCAAAGATGCTTACTTTAACCGAACTTTATTTTCCAATGTTTGAAGAAAAGTTGAATAAGTATAATCTTCCACTAGAATTAAAGTATGTTGCAGTTATTGAATCAGCACTTAATGCCAATGCAAAATCAAGAGCAGGAGCAATGGGTTTATGGCAATTTATGTACGGGACCGGAAAAATGTTCAATCTTCAAGTTAATTCTTATGTTGATGAAAGAAGTGATCCATTAAAAGCAACTGAAGCAGCATGCCAATATTTTGCTTATCTGTATAAAATGTATGGTGATTGGCAATTGGTTTTGGCTGCATACAATTCAGGCCCTGGGACAGTGAATAAAGCAATAAGACGCTCAGGGGGCAAAAAAAATTATTGGGATTTAAGGCCTTTTCTCCCACTTGAAACAAGAAGTTATGTTCCTGCATTTATTGCTGTTAATTATGTTATGCATTATACCCAGGAACATAACCTTTATCCCTCAGGTTCAGTTATCCATCACCAGCAAGTGGATACAGTAAAAATAAAAAGACCTTTAAGCTTTGAACAAATTTCAAGGTTGCTTGATATTCCAGTGGAAGAAATTCAATTTCTTAATCCCACCTATAAAAAGAATATCATTCCATGTATTGAAGGGGAATTTAGTACACTTTGCCTTTCAAAACCAATGATTTCCTCCTTTATTATGAATGAAGATGCATTATATATTCCTCTAATTGAAAACCAGGATATAATGCCCGATCTTATTATTCCTCAGGAAACAAGGAAAACGCATACTGTAAGAAGTGGTGAGAATTTATCAACAATTGCAAATAAATACAAATGCAATGTTGCAAATATCAGGGACTGGAATAATTTAAAAAGCAATTCATTAAGAGCCGGGCAAAAACTCATTATTTATGGAGCGAAACCTACACCCGCGGCAACTACAAGCAAAACCCCAGTTAAATCACCTGTTAAAACAAGTGAGAAAGCGGATTCGGGAACTGGTTCCATAAAATATATTTATTATGTTGTTCAACCTGGAGATACTTTATGGGAGATAGCAAGCAAATACAATGGAGTTTCTGTTGAAGATATTCTTAGAATAAACAATATCTCCAATGCTAAAAACATTAAAGCAGGGGATAAGATAAAGGTTGCAATAGAAGGTTAA
- the tatA gene encoding twin-arginine translocase TatA/TatE family subunit encodes MISNILLFALGGPELIVILVVVVLLFGGKKIPELMRGMGKGLREFKEGQKGDDDKKPEEKDK; translated from the coding sequence ATGATTTCCAATATTCTTTTATTTGCTCTTGGCGGCCCAGAACTAATTGTTATTCTGGTTGTAGTTGTTTTACTTTTTGGTGGAAAAAAAATCCCTGAATTAATGCGTGGTATGGGGAAAGGACTAAGAGAATTTAAAGAGGGTCAAAAAGGTGATGATGACAAAAAACCTGAAGAAAAAGACAAGTAA
- the gatA gene encoding Asp-tRNA(Asn)/Glu-tRNA(Gln) amidotransferase subunit GatA, producing METYHSLSQIQQEIKQGKTTCVNITKGYLNRIQNNTHLNAFLEVFQESALAQATLVDEKIALGKAGKLAGMVLGIKDNICYKGHKVSAGSKILEGFESLYNATVIERLLKEDVIIIGRLNCDEFAMGSSNENSAFGPVKNPLNINTVPGGSSGGSAAAVAADLCLVALGSDTGGSIRQPASFCGVVGLKPTYGRVSRYGLIAYASSFDQIGPLTKNVDDAALILKIIAGQDEYDSTLSSHPVPDFCGITPAGEKFKIAYLAECIESSGLDPEIKDRMIHLIEQLKAQGHQVEAVNFPYLDYLVPVYYILTTAEASSNLSRFDGVHYGYRSPNATDLESNYKKTRSEGFGKEVKRRIMLGTFVLSAGYYDAYYSKAQKARMIIKNKTKEILAQYDFILMPSTPGTAFEFGKKSKDPITMYLEDVFTVQANLAGLPAISLPLGQHTSGLPFGIQLMGDSFQEEKLLSFSKNLMQNFLEK from the coding sequence CTGGAAACTTATCACTCGCTCTCCCAAATACAGCAGGAAATAAAGCAGGGAAAAACCACCTGTGTAAATATTACTAAAGGTTATTTGAATCGTATTCAAAATAACACCCATCTAAATGCTTTTCTTGAAGTTTTTCAGGAAAGCGCGCTGGCTCAAGCAACTCTAGTTGATGAAAAAATAGCACTGGGTAAAGCAGGAAAGCTTGCCGGTATGGTTTTGGGTATAAAAGACAATATTTGTTATAAGGGACATAAAGTGTCAGCAGGTTCAAAGATTTTAGAAGGATTTGAATCACTTTATAATGCAACTGTTATAGAACGGCTTTTAAAGGAAGATGTGATAATTATCGGAAGGCTGAATTGCGATGAATTTGCAATGGGTAGTTCAAACGAAAATTCTGCATTCGGCCCGGTTAAAAATCCCTTGAACATTAATACAGTGCCCGGCGGTTCATCAGGTGGTTCAGCGGCAGCCGTAGCAGCTGATTTGTGTCTTGTAGCCCTTGGCTCAGATACTGGAGGTTCTATCAGGCAACCAGCTTCTTTTTGTGGTGTGGTAGGACTTAAACCAACTTATGGGCGGGTATCGAGATATGGTTTAATTGCATATGCTTCATCATTTGATCAGATAGGCCCACTTACAAAAAATGTTGACGATGCAGCTTTGATTTTGAAAATAATTGCAGGTCAGGATGAATATGATTCAACCCTTTCAAGCCATCCCGTTCCTGATTTTTGCGGAATAACCCCTGCCGGAGAAAAGTTTAAAATAGCCTATTTAGCTGAATGTATTGAAAGTTCAGGCCTTGATCCAGAAATCAAGGACAGGATGATTCATTTGATTGAACAATTAAAGGCACAAGGACATCAAGTTGAAGCAGTAAATTTTCCCTATCTGGATTATCTTGTTCCTGTTTATTATATACTTACTACTGCCGAAGCATCATCCAATTTGTCTCGATTTGACGGAGTTCACTATGGGTATCGTAGTCCCAATGCAACTGATTTAGAATCAAACTATAAAAAAACCAGATCAGAAGGTTTTGGAAAAGAGGTTAAAAGAAGGATCATGCTTGGTACTTTTGTATTAAGTGCAGGATATTATGATGCATATTATTCAAAAGCCCAGAAAGCAAGAATGATTATAAAGAACAAAACAAAGGAAATTTTAGCACAATATGATTTTATTTTAATGCCTTCCACGCCTGGAACCGCCTTTGAATTTGGTAAAAAATCAAAAGATCCAATAACCATGTACCTAGAGGATGTTTTTACAGTTCAGGCGAATTTGGCGGGACTTCCTGCAATTTCATTGCCTCTTGGCCAACATACATCTGGTTTGCCTTTTGGAATCCAACTTATGGGAGATAGTTTTCAAGAGGAAAAATTACTTTCCTTTTCAAAAAACCTCATGCAAAATTTCTTGGAAAAGTAA
- a CDS encoding SRPBCC domain-containing protein, giving the protein MKKLKFSINIKASKEKIWSVLWDDKSYRVWTSVFSQGSYVQTDWKEGSKVLFLTPKGDGMYSEIVTNRPNEFMAFKHIGEVKNSKEQPIDEKTSTWTGSLENYLLQNEGEFTKLIVELDAFADFQDYFNETFPKALEKVKELSEKP; this is encoded by the coding sequence ATGAAAAAACTTAAGTTTTCAATTAATATTAAAGCTAGCAAAGAAAAAATTTGGAGTGTTTTGTGGGACGATAAATCATATAGAGTATGGACAAGTGTTTTTAGCCAGGGCTCATATGTCCAAACTGATTGGAAAGAAGGCAGTAAAGTTTTATTCCTTACCCCTAAAGGGGATGGAATGTATAGCGAAATAGTTACCAACAGGCCTAATGAATTTATGGCCTTCAAACACATAGGAGAAGTAAAAAACAGCAAAGAGCAGCCAATTGATGAAAAAACAAGTACATGGACAGGTTCATTGGAAAATTACTTGCTTCAAAATGAAGGAGAATTTACCAAGTTAATAGTTGAGTTAGATGCATTCGCAGATTTTCAAGATTATTTTAACGAAACTTTTCCAAAAGCTTTGGAAAAAGTGAAGGAATTGTCGGAAAAGCCATAA
- a CDS encoding tetratricopeptide repeat protein — MKKLFSLLLLLTALFANNQFCQASGLDSLKVAYKISSEDSVRVIILNKLTDEMWRMGSYSKAEKCAQYAQKIARASNFKSGIAGALNNLGIINMIQGKYPEALEFFFHSLKISEELNNQHIIAKTLSNIGSVYWNKKDMKTALEYYYKSLKIYEDVKDKVGVSNSYNNIGVVFAENDEEPKALEYYNMALAIQEKLGSKKEAANTLNNIGNIYWNMDSLETALRYQFQALEMRELNDDKQGVAMSLVNIGGVYLDLKKYNEALLYFNKSKQFALEMGIPLIAKESEMLISNSYDLMGDVAKAFDHYKRYISYRDSIFNEENTKSIVRSEMKYEYSKREQEAKLKQEKKEALHQLEFQKQTLQRNALIAGFGLMFALAGVSFRSYRNKRKANNLLAIQNKEIITQKATIEGKNKDIMDSIKYAKRIQEAILPPSNLLKKILPEHFVLYKPKDIVSGDFYWISPLNNHKGIGMESFLLAAVDCTGHGVPGALMSIVGHNGLTRAVKENHFIKPSDILNYLNHSVHETLRQSYEESSVKDGMDIALVNINCKEHKLEFAGANNPLLIVRNGNIIEIKGDKQPIGSFTGDNLRPFKNNEVPIFKGDCIYIFTDGYVDQFGGPKGKKFKYTQLKELLLKINNESMPLQCNILNEKIEKWKGNLEQVDDICIIGVRIL, encoded by the coding sequence GTGAAAAAACTATTTTCCCTTTTATTATTATTAACTGCTTTGTTTGCTAACAATCAGTTTTGTCAGGCTTCTGGTTTAGATTCTTTAAAAGTTGCCTATAAAATTTCCAGTGAAGATTCTGTAAGAGTAATTATATTAAATAAACTTACAGATGAAATGTGGAGAATGGGCAGTTATTCTAAAGCTGAAAAATGTGCACAGTATGCTCAAAAAATAGCTCGTGCTTCTAATTTTAAATCAGGAATTGCTGGTGCATTAAACAATCTGGGAATTATAAACATGATTCAGGGTAAATATCCTGAAGCTCTGGAATTTTTTTTTCATTCATTAAAAATCAGTGAAGAATTAAATAATCAGCATATAATTGCCAAAACCTTAAGTAATATTGGATCTGTTTACTGGAATAAAAAAGACATGAAAACAGCCTTGGAATATTATTATAAATCGTTAAAAATATATGAGGATGTAAAGGATAAAGTAGGGGTTTCTAATTCTTACAATAACATAGGTGTTGTTTTTGCTGAAAACGATGAGGAGCCCAAAGCTCTTGAATATTATAATATGGCATTAGCAATTCAGGAAAAATTGGGATCTAAAAAAGAAGCAGCAAATACGTTAAATAATATTGGGAATATTTATTGGAATATGGATAGTTTGGAAACAGCATTGAGATACCAGTTTCAAGCGCTTGAAATGAGAGAATTAAATGATGACAAGCAAGGTGTTGCAATGTCTTTGGTAAATATTGGAGGAGTTTATCTTGATTTGAAAAAATACAATGAAGCCCTTCTTTACTTTAATAAAAGTAAGCAATTTGCCCTTGAAATGGGTATTCCTTTAATTGCCAAGGAAAGTGAAATGCTAATAAGTAACTCGTATGATTTAATGGGAGATGTAGCAAAGGCTTTTGACCATTATAAGCGATACATATCGTATCGTGACAGTATATTTAATGAAGAAAACACAAAAAGTATTGTGCGATCAGAAATGAAATACGAATACTCCAAACGAGAGCAGGAAGCCAAACTCAAACAGGAGAAAAAAGAGGCCTTGCATCAACTCGAGTTTCAAAAACAAACCCTTCAAAGAAATGCATTAATTGCAGGTTTTGGACTTATGTTTGCCCTTGCAGGAGTGAGTTTTAGAAGTTACCGCAACAAAAGAAAAGCAAATAACCTTTTGGCTATTCAAAACAAGGAAATCATTACTCAAAAAGCCACAATTGAAGGCAAGAACAAAGATATTATGGACAGCATCAAATATGCTAAAAGAATCCAGGAAGCAATTCTTCCGCCATCTAATCTTTTAAAAAAAATACTGCCCGAACATTTTGTTTTATATAAACCAAAAGACATTGTTTCAGGTGATTTTTATTGGATTTCCCCATTGAATAACCACAAAGGGATTGGAATGGAATCCTTTCTTCTGGCAGCGGTGGATTGCACAGGGCATGGAGTACCTGGCGCCCTAATGAGCATTGTTGGGCATAATGGTTTGACTAGAGCGGTAAAAGAAAACCACTTCATAAAGCCTTCTGACATTCTTAACTATTTAAACCATTCAGTACATGAAACACTAAGGCAATCATATGAAGAAAGCAGTGTAAAAGATGGTATGGATATAGCCCTTGTAAATATAAATTGTAAGGAACATAAACTTGAGTTTGCTGGTGCTAATAATCCTTTATTAATTGTTAGAAATGGAAATATTATTGAAATAAAAGGCGATAAGCAACCTATAGGTTCATTTACTGGTGATAATTTAAGGCCATTTAAAAACAACGAAGTCCCAATTTTTAAAGGAGATTGTATTTATATTTTTACCGATGGGTATGTTGATCAATTTGGTGGACCGAAAGGAAAGAAATTTAAATACACGCAACTTAAAGAATTATTGCTTAAAATAAATAATGAATCAATGCCTTTACAATGCAATATATTGAATGAAAAAATAGAAAAATGGAAAGGAAACCTAGAGCAGGTAGATGATATTTGTATTATTGGAGTTAGAATATTATAA
- the lepA gene encoding elongation factor 4 has product MKNIRNFCIIAHIDHGKSTLADRLLEYTKTISSRDMQAQVLDDMDLEKERGITIKSHAIQMEYVHKGEKYILNLIDTPGHVDFSYEVSRSIAACEGALLIVDAAQGIQAQTISNLYLALENDLEIIPVLNKIDLPSANPEEVKDQIIDLIGCSRDSILSASGKTGEGVMDIIAAIIERVPCPVGDPEAPLQALIFDSVFNSFRGIIAYYKVKNGVIKKGEKVKFVNTGQVYFAEEVGVLKLKPESRQEVRTGDVGYIISGIKEAGDVKVGDTITSIDRPCKEAINGFEDVKPMVFAGIYPVDTDDYEELRYSMDKLRLNDASLTYEPESSAALGFGFRCGFLGMLHMEIIQERLEREFNMTVITTVPNVSYIAYTTKGEELIVNNPSDLPDPGKLDYVKEPYIHASIITKSDYVGPIMSLCIDKRGIVKNQVYLTTDRVELTFDMPLAEIVFDFYDRLKSISRGYASFDYSPLEYRQSSLVKLDILLNGEQVDALSALIHKSKAFDFGKKICEKLKELIPRQQFEIIIQAGIGAKIIARETVKAMRKDVTAKCYGGDISRKRKLLEKQKAGKKRMRLVGSVEIPQSAFMAVLKLD; this is encoded by the coding sequence ATGAAGAATATCAGGAATTTCTGTATTATCGCTCATATTGACCACGGGAAAAGCACGCTAGCTGACCGCCTATTAGAATACACCAAAACTATTTCATCAAGGGATATGCAGGCGCAGGTGCTTGATGATATGGATCTTGAAAAGGAGAGAGGAATTACAATTAAGAGTCATGCAATTCAAATGGAATATGTTCACAAGGGTGAAAAGTACATTTTGAATCTTATTGATACTCCCGGCCACGTTGATTTTTCCTATGAGGTTTCTCGTTCTATTGCGGCTTGCGAAGGAGCATTGCTAATTGTAGATGCCGCTCAGGGTATTCAAGCCCAAACAATTTCAAATCTTTATCTTGCTTTAGAAAACGATCTTGAAATAATCCCTGTACTTAATAAAATTGATCTTCCCAGTGCTAATCCCGAGGAAGTAAAGGACCAAATCATTGATCTTATAGGTTGCAGTCGAGATTCTATTCTTTCCGCCAGTGGTAAAACCGGAGAAGGAGTAATGGATATCATTGCTGCTATTATTGAAAGAGTTCCTTGCCCAGTAGGTGATCCTGAAGCTCCTTTACAAGCACTTATTTTTGACTCTGTATTTAATTCCTTTCGCGGAATAATTGCCTATTATAAAGTAAAAAATGGTGTAATAAAAAAAGGTGAAAAAGTTAAATTTGTAAATACCGGACAAGTGTATTTTGCAGAGGAAGTAGGTGTTTTAAAATTAAAGCCTGAATCCAGACAAGAAGTTAGAACCGGTGATGTTGGTTATATAATTTCGGGTATTAAGGAGGCGGGCGATGTAAAAGTTGGAGATACCATAACTTCCATTGACAGACCTTGTAAGGAAGCAATCAATGGTTTTGAAGATGTTAAACCAATGGTTTTTGCAGGTATATATCCTGTAGACACTGATGATTATGAAGAACTTAGATACTCAATGGATAAGTTAAGGTTGAATGATGCCTCACTTACTTATGAACCTGAATCCTCTGCTGCGCTTGGTTTTGGTTTTCGTTGTGGCTTTCTTGGAATGCTTCATATGGAAATAATCCAGGAAAGACTTGAGCGGGAATTTAACATGACCGTTATAACTACTGTTCCTAACGTATCTTATATAGCTTATACAACAAAGGGAGAAGAACTAATAGTTAACAATCCTTCTGATTTACCCGATCCGGGGAAATTAGATTATGTAAAAGAACCCTATATCCATGCAAGCATTATTACAAAATCTGATTATGTTGGGCCTATTATGTCCTTGTGTATTGATAAAAGAGGCATTGTAAAAAATCAGGTTTATTTAACCACTGATAGGGTAGAACTTACCTTTGATATGCCTCTTGCTGAAATTGTTTTTGATTTTTATGATCGTCTAAAAAGTATCTCCAGAGGTTATGCCTCTTTTGATTATTCTCCTTTGGAATACAGGCAGTCGAGTCTTGTAAAACTTGACATTTTACTTAATGGGGAACAAGTGGATGCCCTTTCTGCACTTATTCACAAGAGTAAAGCTTTTGATTTTGGAAAAAAAATCTGTGAAAAATTAAAAGAACTTATACCCCGTCAACAGTTTGAAATAATTATTCAAGCCGGGATTGGGGCAAAAATAATTGCCAGAGAAACTGTAAAAGCCATGCGTAAGGATGTTACTGCTAAATGTTACGGTGGTGATATTTCCAGGAAAAGAAAACTTCTTGAAAAGCAAAAAGCAGGTAAAAAGCGTATGAGACTAGTGGGAAGTGTTGAAATTCCCCAATCTGCATTTATGGCTGTTTTAAAATTAGATTGA